Proteins from one Aspergillus nidulans FGSC A4 chromosome VIII genomic window:
- a CDS encoding GNAT family N-acetyltransferase (transcript_id=CADANIAT00001664) encodes MSPKARSTSTDSSLNLSFQTARLSFMRLCLADTLALHELRTEPEVMKWTVQKIPDAGLQQTENWIRATMTTDTYPFTSSSDREYAEEGSPVMDQTERQSQSNTKSRSKEKWFCFAVRELAYIQSLENKDDPRQDRIVGIVGIKEAGSPITKRLQHELGYMFVPRVWGKGYASEAVKGIVRWWFGYLDSLNFSGLEDSRAKGGKEDGGEGEAVDNERVYAIISKKNGASRRVLEKCEFQVVGRRETDDVGSGDGEELIEFYISRADVMTERT; translated from the coding sequence ATGTCCCCAAAAGCAAGATCAACATCCACCGATTCTAGTTTAAATTTAAGCTTTCAAACCGCCCGCCTATCCTTCATGCGTCTATGTCTTGCCGACACCCTCGCACTCCACGAACTCCGCACCGAGCCCGAGGTCATGAAGTGGACTGTCCAAAAAATCCCGGACGCGGGTCTCCAGCAGACGGAGAATTGGATCAGGGCCACGATGACTACGGACACTTACCCCTTTACATCTAGTTCAGATCGGGAGTATGCAGAGGAGGGGAGTCCTGTAATGGACCAGACCGAGaggcaaagccaaagcaaTACcaaaagcagaagcaagGAGAAATGGTTCTGCTTCGCGGTGCGGGAACTTGCGTACATTCAGTCGCTTGAAAATAAGGATGACCCCCGGCAAGACCGCATCGTCGGTATAGTCGGGATCAAAGAAGCGGGGTCTCCAATTACAAAGAGACTCCAACACGAGCTCGGGTATATGTTTGTCCCTCGGGTTTGGGGGAAGGGGTATGCAAGTGAGGCGGTGAAGGGTATTGTGAGGTGGTGGTTCGGTTATCTTGATTCTCTGAATTTTTCAGGGTTAGAGGATTCGAGGGCGAAGGGtgggaaggaggatggaggggaaggtgAGGCTGTCGATAACGAAAGGGTTTATGCCATTATCTCAAAGAAGAATGGGGCTAGTCGGAGAGTGCTGGAGAAGTGTGAATTTCAGGTCgttgggagaagagaaaccgATGATGTTGGGAGTGGTGATGGGGAGGAACTAATAGAGTTTTATATTTCCCGAGCTGATGTGATGACGGAGAGAACTTGA
- a CDS encoding DUF2293 domain-containing protein (transcript_id=CADANIAT00001666) produces MAPIRPKASTKGRKRWGRGKSNHFESRTKRNRKIPRLGINRIERNRTERSSAERQRAERNKVEKSHAVNSIAEKYRAEKQLPWRPPRPLAILAQKHELALSRKALFPQSGPSAASKKPKPVITKSRHGLAKYKPVAQWPSPEPLEMNCLERAPLPPNYVFVPRGDVYVTRHCRSKTKEDHRLVYKVYDNTGKKALGIRVPADVHAAVLRSAEETAESRANAVRARDERELAHNRELLRKQFPLMPAQSLNTILQHAFLKGSGRVGRTTTTPEKEKVILAVEAHIRHVHTPYEELLRSGMPRLEARNKLSRKPCHTTLTIDLTECIRRTRASIATAHAFLSRVFSGSGQRC; encoded by the exons ATGGCTCCCATTAGGCCTAAAGCTTCCACGAAAGGCCGCAAACGCTGGGGTCGTGGGAAGAGCAACCACTTCGAGAGCCGCACCAAGAGGAATCGCAAAATCCCGCGCCTTGGTATCAACCGGATCGAGAGAAACCGTACAGAGAGGAGCAGTGCCGAGAGACAGCGTGCTGAGAGGAATAAGGTTGAGAAGAGTCACGCCGTGAATAGTATTGCTGAAAAATACCGCGCTGAGAAACAGCTGCCCTGGAGACCGCCGCGGCCTCTAGCCATTCTTGCCCAAAAACACGAACTGGCATTGTCTAGAAAAGCCCTGTTCCCGCAGTCAGGCCCTTCTGCTGCGAGCAAGAAGCCCAAGCCAGTCATCACTAAATCCAGACATGGTCTGGCTAAATACAAGCCTGTGGCCCAGTGGCCGTCACCGGAACCTTTGGAGATG AACTGCCTCGAAAGGGCGCCATTGCCCCCTAATTATGTGTTTGTTCCCAGGGGTGATGTCTATGTTACTCGACACTGTCGAAGTAAAACAAAGGAAGATCACCGGCTGGTCTATAAAGTTTAT GACAACACAGGGAAGAAGGCACTTGGAATCCGCGTTCCTGCCGATGTTCACGCTGCTGTACTACGATCAGCCGAAGAAACGGCAGAGTCCCGCGCCAATGCCGTCAGAGCCCGCGACGAGAGAGAATTAGCACACAATAGAGAACTTTTAAGGAAGCAGTTTCCCTTGATGCCGGCACAGTCGCTAAACACCATCCTCCAGCACGCCTTCCTCAAAGGCTCTGGCCGTGTCGGGAGAACTACGACTACCCCtgaaaaggaaaaggtcaTTCTAGCTGTGGAGGCACATATTCGACACGTACATACACCATATGAGGAGCTACTTCGCTCAGGGATGCCTCGACTAGAGGCTCGCAATAAG TTATCTCGAAAACCATGTCATACCACGTTAACCATCGATCTCACGGAATGCATACGACGTACCCGTGCGTCAATTGCTACGGCGCATGCCTTCTTGTCGAGGGTTTTTTCTGGAAGCGGTCAGAGATGTTGA
- a CDS encoding PHD finger domain protein (transcript_id=CADANIAT00001665): protein MSWDQPIHSFSYPNGEPQTPTRTPPTSFFSDATFQTPKLESSFFDPRVTWDTSDPYASSPEFLRTPQRFGLNSPRLPDKKPAQGLGSPGLHNAKSSGSQVETVRKRRPSKLNATGEDGSKTVESIKSAASMQTPPPSSASRTKVTEFGNLSSAGRHELTSSTAGGHLETPSRVMGASPRLFGDLQSSPDPFQLGSIDPSASPFFPQQRLFWDHGLDQHTSDLPLHGNEGGLFDTDTADTLHANTTEAPQDLQIPQLPHIDRNMELSGLNNTMYGLSSGVPTDAALFPAPFSTSPRLPLPKAEDPSLFLSSPARRFGGPQPTPDKRLFSRQHRQPYHHQTEEFKREELRRAQGVNPHLSDDETDEYTPRQNRPALTRSLTVSAVSASRPGSGGTMSSASGIRKSPSKGRSSPIKSLRAPLPRSNSLASVFPRSQSVVLKIGKDGRAKTEMQPVLEASTGLTDPLNSMDMDGSATESEYDSAEFPEYPPSSSRNPSFVFSEAGRSTIARSESGSRPPSMGSYTSSHSGRVSPWATAPRGPARRPPLKATLEDWKRTPKRQSSRLPSDLSYSSSASIPGSIADVEEDTGDAQHALRKVLQDKGRIPRSQTIASFGSRSNRSLQSLAQLQSSPPRFGTERESDAREANTSPTTVTDPDLATPCTDRYSNPSNGTRCICNSMDNGGHLMIQCESCSHWLHTKCVGLERSNLPSVYVCVFCAQTPTRKNRVRVPVNGVGHAPTSPLAHKSYRLR from the exons ATGAGTTGGGATCAGCCTATCCACAG CTTCAGCTATCCGAACGGTGAACCTCAGACCCCGACGAGGACTCCACCCACGAGCTTCTTTAGTGACGCTACCTTTCAAACGCCGAAACTCGAGTCCAGTTTTTTCGATCCGAGAGTGACATGGGACACCTCCGACCCTTACGCTTCGAGCCCTGAGTTCCTTCGCACACCCCAGCGGTTCGGGCTGAACAGCCCGCGGTTGCCCGACAAGAAGCCGGCCCAGGGTTTAGGCTCACCCGGACTACACAACGCGAAATCATCGGGCTCTCAGGTTGAGACTGTTAGGAAGCGGCGTCCGTCAAAACTAAACGCAACGGGTGAAGATGGGTCCAAGACTGTGGAGTCGATCAAATCGGCTGCCTCCATGCAGACCCCTCCGCCAAGCAGCGCCTCGAGGACAAAGGTGACGGAATTTGGAAATCTGAGCAGTGCTGGGCGTCACGAACTGACCTCGAGCACGGCCGGGGGACATTTGGAGACTCCTAGTCGAGTAATGGGTGCTTCCCCCCGGTTATTCGGAGACCTTCAGTCGTCCCCAGACCCATTCCAGCTGGGCTCAATTGATCCGTCGGCGTCGCCTTTCTTTCCACAACAGAGGTTGTTTTGGGACCACGGACTTGATCAGCATACATCAGATTTGCCCTTGCATGGAAACGAAGGCGGTTTGTTCGACACTGACACTGCAGACACACTCCATGCCAACACAACGGAAGCCCCGCAAGACCTCCAAATCCCGCAGCTACCTCATATCGACAGGAACATGGAGCTTTCTGGTCTTAACAATACTATGTATGGCCTCTCGTCCGGTGTTCCGACCGATGCAGCTTTATTCCCCGCTCCCTTTTCCACGTCGCCTCGACTTCCCCTACCAAAAGCAGAGGATCCCTCCTTGTTCCTGAGTTCCCCTGCACGACGATTTGGGGGGCCTCAGCCTACTCCTGACAAACGGTTGTTTTCGAGGCAACATCGCCAGCCGTACCATCATCAGACAGAGGAATTCAAGCGGGAAGAGCTCCGACGTGCTCAGGGAGTCAACCCTCATCTATCTGATGATGAGACTGACGAGTACACGCCTCGTCAAAATAGGCCTGCGCTGACCCGCAGCCTCACTGTAAGTGCAGTGAGTGCGTCTCGTCCAGGCTCTGGCGGGACGATGTCCTCTGCTAGTGGAATCCGGAAGAGCCCGTCGAAGGGGCGGTCCTCGCCGATCAAGTCTCTTCGCGCTCCGTTACCTAGATCCAACTCTCTGGCCAGTGTGTTTCCACGCTCCCAGTCGGTAGTCTTGAAGATTGGCAAGGACGGAAGAGCAAAAACCGAGATGCAGCCGGTGCTTGAGGCGTCGACTGGCTTGACCGATCCTCTCAATAGCATGGATATGGACGGCTCCGCTACCGAGAGCGAATATGACTCGGCAGAGTTTCCGGAGTATCCCCCATCTAGCAGCCGCAATCCTTCGTTCGTCTTCTcggaagctggaagatcgaCAATTGCCCGCAGTGAATCTGGCTCGCGGCCCCCTTCAATGGGCTCTTACACATCGTCGCATTCAGGCCGTGTCTCTCCTTGGGCTACTGCTCCTCGTGGTCCGGCTAGGAGGCCGCCACTAAAGGCGACATTGGAAGACTGGAAGAGGACACCGAAAAGGCAGTCTTCGAGACTTCCGTCGGATTTGTCATATAGCAGCTCCGCTTCCATCCCCGGCAGCATTGCTGATGTAGAAGAGGATACGGGTGATGCTCAACATGCCCTTCGCAAGGTTTTACAAGACAAGGGCCGCATACCAAGATCGCAGACAATCGCAAGCTTTGGCTCCCGGTCAAATCGCTCCCTGCAGTCTCTGGCACAGCTACAGTCGTCGCCTCCACGCTTTGGTACGGAGCGAGAGTCAGATGCTCGCGAAGCGAATACATCTCCCACGACAGTGACTGACCCCGACCTCGCAACTCCTTGCACAGACCGATACAGCAATCCAAGTAATGGCACCAGGTGCATCTGCAATTCCATGGATAACGGTGGCCATCTAATGATTCAATG CGAATCGTGCAGCCACTGGTTGCACACCAAATGTGTCGGTCTAGAACGGTCCAACCTCCCTTCTGTCTACGTTTGCGTTTTCTGTGCGCAAACCCCTACTCGGAAGAATCGAGTCCGCGTTCCGGTCAATGGTGTTGGCCATGCACCGACTTCACCACTCGCCCATAAGTCGTATCGTCTCCGATAA